Proteins encoded within one genomic window of Chlorobaculum sp. MV4-Y:
- a CDS encoding metallophosphoesterase has product MSEMDNKTLWFGIVTDIHYNPETETGNSTETGLARGIEQWMQEGAEFVIQLGDLISREGPEAEADLIAVRDMLARFPGKVYHIAGNHCLTVSPERYKAIMGLESLYYTFAQHGTRFIALDGMEVSAVNEPQTEADRHLLEYYRDAVKAPFYCGAIGARQLEWLVNELDLALKNEEPVIILSHLPLLEETTDEKHGLLWNHEEVVAILSRYPNVRAVLSGHYHSAKQAVRGGVQFVVLAAFGDKGECHNKYCLIMELSGHRLVIRSSAGQVLLDVDIA; this is encoded by the coding sequence ATGAGCGAGATGGACAACAAGACACTCTGGTTTGGCATCGTCACCGACATTCACTACAACCCCGAAACCGAGACCGGCAACTCAACAGAAACCGGTCTCGCTCGGGGCATCGAGCAGTGGATGCAGGAGGGTGCAGAGTTCGTCATCCAGCTCGGCGACCTCATCAGCCGCGAAGGCCCCGAAGCCGAGGCCGACCTCATCGCCGTGCGCGACATGCTCGCCCGCTTCCCCGGCAAGGTCTATCACATTGCAGGCAACCACTGCCTCACCGTATCGCCGGAACGCTACAAAGCGATCATGGGCCTCGAAAGCCTCTACTACACCTTTGCCCAGCACGGCACCCGCTTCATCGCGCTTGACGGCATGGAGGTTTCAGCCGTCAACGAACCCCAAACTGAAGCCGACCGCCACCTGCTCGAATACTACCGTGACGCCGTCAAAGCCCCCTTCTACTGCGGAGCCATCGGCGCGCGCCAGCTCGAATGGCTCGTGAACGAACTCGACCTCGCGCTGAAAAACGAAGAGCCAGTCATCATCCTCAGCCATTTGCCGTTGCTCGAAGAGACCACCGACGAAAAACACGGCCTGTTATGGAACCACGAAGAGGTCGTCGCGATTTTGTCGCGCTATCCAAATGTACGCGCAGTTTTGAGCGGGCACTATCACTCCGCCAAGCAGGCAGTGCGGGGTGGAGTGCAGTTTGTGGTGTTGGCGGCCTTTGGAGACAAAGGGGAATGTCATAACAAATACTGCCTCATAATGGAGCTGTCAGGACACAGGCTTGTGATCCGGTCATCAGCAGGGCAGGTTCTGCTCGACGTTGACATTGCATAG
- a CDS encoding UDP-N-acetylglucosamine 2-epimerase, which translates to MKKIVLIAQDRAAFLHVAPFVSVFRKKGVFEPVLVRALTPGSRAEHDVLASAFGLSDELRTIELEPCTPVVETASLMLALERVLSELEPVFVVPGGHDSASLAGALAAAKMGIPVVSLDAGLRSYDRADPEELSRLVIDSVAALHFVSEHSGIYNLMNEGFADERILFVGNTAIDSLVTLMAKANESAVLETLSLAPKKFVTVLLKPEPSENRDLFSKVLESLAATSTVLLPGSPSPADALGGVSGLRMIDMPGYIDLLRLLKESAFVLTDSAEFEAELTVMNVPCLTLRQSTARPSTVELGTNVLIASDEQEILDRASVILSGKPSEKTLIPEKWDGAAAKRIAEVLERAE; encoded by the coding sequence GTGAAAAAAATAGTCTTGATTGCCCAGGATCGCGCGGCGTTTCTCCATGTCGCCCCGTTTGTCAGTGTCTTCAGAAAAAAGGGCGTTTTCGAGCCGGTGCTCGTTCGCGCGCTCACGCCAGGCAGCCGCGCCGAACACGACGTGCTTGCCTCGGCATTCGGCTTGTCGGATGAACTCCGCACCATCGAGCTGGAGCCATGCACGCCGGTTGTCGAGACCGCGTCGCTTATGCTTGCGTTAGAGCGTGTGCTTAGCGAACTTGAACCAGTCTTCGTCGTGCCCGGCGGCCACGACAGCGCCAGCCTCGCCGGTGCGCTTGCCGCCGCGAAAATGGGTATCCCGGTGGTCAGCCTCGACGCTGGTCTGCGTAGTTACGACCGCGCCGACCCCGAGGAGCTGAGTCGACTCGTCATCGACTCGGTCGCGGCGCTCCATTTCGTCAGCGAGCACAGCGGCATCTACAACCTCATGAACGAAGGCTTCGCCGACGAGCGCATCCTTTTCGTCGGCAACACGGCCATCGACAGCCTCGTGACGCTTATGGCGAAGGCCAACGAATCCGCCGTGCTCGAAACGCTCTCGCTTGCTCCGAAAAAGTTTGTCACCGTCCTGCTCAAGCCGGAACCTTCCGAAAATCGCGATCTCTTCAGCAAAGTGCTCGAATCGCTTGCCGCCACCTCGACCGTGCTGCTTCCGGGAAGCCCGTCGCCCGCAGATGCGCTCGGCGGCGTTTCGGGTCTCCGGATGATCGACATGCCGGGCTACATCGACCTTTTGCGCCTGCTCAAGGAGTCGGCGTTCGTGCTCACTGACAGCGCCGAATTCGAGGCCGAGCTGACTGTGATGAACGTGCCCTGCCTTACCCTGCGTCAGAGCACCGCTCGCCCCTCGACCGTCGAACTCGGCACCAACGTGCTGATCGCCTCCGACGAACAGGAGATTCTCGACCGCGCCTCGGTCATCCTCTCTGGCAAACCGTCGGAAAAGACCCTGATTCCCGAAAAATGGGACGGCGCAGCGGCAAAGCGCATTGCCGAAGTGCTCGAACGGGCGGAATGA